The following proteins come from a genomic window of Triticum aestivum cultivar Chinese Spring chromosome 6A, IWGSC CS RefSeq v2.1, whole genome shotgun sequence:
- the LOC123128327 gene encoding probable RNA-dependent RNA polymerase 1: MGGKTIQVSGFPSTVNADHVKDLLEKIVGTGNVFAIKLRPPKNISANSKSFAIVQFQSEAHASLVLNAARRNALRSGSNHLKARYAERDIVPRPRTTIFNLQDATLHFGCLLREKVLSVLWSGTNVSVEFGFAMKRIDFCLIYNSKKYKLELSYESIWEIQLHRPPGLQKKFLLIQVQAAPKIYEQNIRRSGSMYDDPLFNYSRDDTDDQWTRTTDFTPSASIGQSYILCLELPHICYLPNIREYFVYYEVHDDVFHLQHGHSYSSNTCFVPVVKSHHFTDVPYEILFKINHLVQNGTLSGPTLDDNFYRLVSPGYECIDHIKRALEKMSYLKKTCLNPTKWLSEQYKKNRRSRYMLKSPNITLDDDGLVYVYRVQITPAKVYFYGPEINVSNRVVRHYAADLDNFLRISFVDEDCEKLRSTDLSQRSAPGNNTRRTALYNRVLSVLSNGITIGDKHFDFLAFSSSQLRDNSAWMFASRTGLSASDIREWMGDFRNIRNVAKYAARLGQSFSSSTETLKVHKYEVKEAPDVTNGTKYVFSDGIGTISADFADEVSKKCNLTCFTPSAFQIRYGGYKGVVAIDPTSRWKLSLRKSMSKFQSENITLDVLAYSKYQPCFLNRQLITLLSTLGVRDSIFELKQQEAVKQLNRMVAEPQAAIDAIELMPMGEVTNVVKELLLCGYQPDLEPYVSMLLQTFRASKLLELKTRSRIFVPKGRAMMGCLDETRTLEYGQVFIQVSNSADNRGKSIVTGKVVVAKNPCIHPGDIRILQAVQSPLLGHMVNCVVFPQLGPRPHPNECSGSDLDGDIYFVSWDPDLIPTRMVAPMDYTPAPTETLDHDVMIEEVHEYFTNYIVNESLGIIANAHVVFADREILKAESTPCIKLAELFSIAVDYPKTGVPAQIPPELHVKEYPDFMEKLDRANYVSKGVIGKLYREIKKQNPHIGHFTKDVARRSYDTDLIVDGYQDYITEAVWFKEQYDFKLGNLMEHYGINSEAEIISGCILKMANNFTKKNDADAIRLAVKSLRKEARSWFSEMGSDESGGGHEASDAKASAWYHVTYHPEYWGCYNEGYDHRPHFISFPWCVYDKLILIKRKKNFVRKMLNLENRMRRSTIFG; the protein is encoded by the exons ATGGGCGGCAAGACTATTCAGGTGTCAGGGTTTCCTTCAACTGTCAATGCTGACCATGTCAAGGATTTGTTGGAAAAAATTGTTGGTACTGGCAACGTCTTTGCGATCAAGCTCAGGCCTCCAAAGAACATCTCTGCAAACTCAAAATCTTTTGCCATTGTTCAGTTCCAGTCTGAGGCACATGCTTCGCTGGTGTTGAATGCGGCCCGACGGAATGCACTTAGGAGTGGAAGTAATCATCTGAAGGCCCGATATGCAGAGCGTGACATTGTTCCAAGACCGAGAACTACGATTTTTAATCTACAGGATGCAACACTGCATTTTGGCTGCCTTCTGAGGGAAAAAGTTCTATCTGTTCTGTGGAGCGGAACAAATGTTTCCGTTGAGTTTGGATTTGCTATGAAGAGGATTGACTTTTGCCTGATCTACAACTCGAAGAAATACAAACTTGAACTCTCCTATGAGAGCATATGGGAGATCCAGCTTCATCGTCCACCTGGGTTGCAAAAAAAGTTCCTTCTGATTCAG GTTCAGGCTGCTCCGAAAATTTACGAACAAAATATACGCCGTTCTGGTTCTATGTACGATGATCCTTTATTCAACTATTCTAGGGATGATACAGATGACCAGTGGACCAGAACAACTGATTTTACCCCATCAGCCAGCATTGGGCAATCATATATCCTATGTCTGGAGCTACCACATATTTGTTATCTCCCGAACATCCGAGAGTACTTTGTTTACTATGAAGTACACGATGACGTCTTCCATCTCCAGCATGGACATTCATATTCAAGCAATACTTGCTTTGTTCCAGTTGTGAAATCTCATCATTTCACTGATGTCCCCTACGAGATACTCTTTAAGATCAACCACTTGGTTCAGAATGGGACACTTAGTGGGCCAACACTTGATGACAACTTCTACCGTCTGGTCAGCCCAGGATATGAATGTATTGACCATATAAAGCGTGCACTTGAAAAGATGTCATACCTAAAAAAGACTTGTTTGAATCCAACAAAGTGGTTATCTGAACAATACAAAAAAAATCGAAGATCACGCTACATGTTAAAATCACCAAACATAACCCTGGATGATGATGGGTTGGTATATGTCTACAGGGTGCAAATTACCCCTGCGAAAGTGTACTTTTATGGTCCTGAGATTAATGTCTCGAATCGTGTTGTACGGCATTACGCTGCTGATTTGGATAACTTCCTTCGGATTTCGTTTGTTGATGAGGACTGTGAGAAGCTTCGTTCAACTGATTTATCACAACGCTCTGCTCCAGGAAATAATACAAGGAGGACTGCTCTTTATAACAGAGTTCTTTCGGTCCTTTCAAATGGCATCACTATCGGTGACAAGCACTTTGACTTTCTGGCTTTTTCTTCAAGCCAGCTCCGAGATAACTCTGCATGGATGTTTGCTTCTCGAACGGGGTTATCTGCCAGTGACATCAGGGAGTGGATGGGGGACTTCCGTAATATTAGAAATGTGGCAAAGTATGCTGCAAGGCTTGGCCAGTCTTTTAGTTCCTCAACAGAAACTTTGAAAGTGCATAAGTACGAGGTGAAAGAAGCTCCAGATGTAACAAACGGAACAAAGTATGTATTCTCGGATGGAATTGGAACCATTTCAGCTGATTTTGCAGATGAAGTGTCTAAGAAGTGCAACTTGACCTGCTTTACTCCCTCCGCTTTTCAAATAAGGTATGGAGGTTACAAAGGTGTTGTCGCTATTGATCCAACATCACGCTGGAAACTATCTTTAAGAAAAAGTATGTCAAAGTTTCAGTcagaaaacatcacacttgatgtcCTTGCATACAGCAAGTACCAGCCATGTTTCCTGAACCGGCAGTTAATCACTCTTCTTTCGACACTCGGAGTCAGAGATAGCATATTTGAACTGAAGCAACAAGAAGCTGTGAAGCAGTTGAACAGAATGGTAGCTGAACCACAAGCTGCTATTGATGCAATTGAGCTTATGCCCATGGGTGAGGTTACAAATGTTGTTAAAGAGTTGCTGTTATGTGGCTACCAGCCGGATCTTGAACCATATGTTTCTATGCTTCTACAAACCTTTAGAGCATCCAAGCTGCTAGAATTGAAAACGAGGTCAAGGATATTTGTCCCAAAAGGGCGAGCAATGATGGGATGCCTGGATGAAACCCGCACACTGGAGTATGGACAGGTATTCATTCAAGTTTCTAATAGTGCAGATAACCGTGGAAAGTCCATCGTAACTGGAAAAGTTGTCGTTGCCAAAAACCCTTGCATCCACCCTGGTGATATCCGTATTCTCCAGGCTGTTCAAAGTCCTCTTTTGGGCCACATGGTTAACTGTGTTGTCTTTCCACAGCTGGGGCCAAG GCCTCATCCTAATGAATGTTCAGGGAGTGATCTTGATGGGGACATATATTTTGTTTCATGGGACCCAGATCTCATTCCAACTCGTATGGTGGCGCCTATGGACTATACTCCAGCACCAACAGAAACATTAGATCATGATGTTATGATTGAG GAAGTACATGAGTATTTCACAAATTACATAGTTAACGAGAGTCTGGGAATCATTGCCAACGCACACGTAGTCTTTGCGGATAGGGAAATCCTGAAGGCTGAAAGTACACCATGCATTAAGCTGGCAGAGCTCTTCTCCATTGCTGTTGATTACCCAAAGACAGGAGTGCCGGCTCAAATTCCGCCTGAACTACATGTGAAGGAGTACCCAGATTTCATGGAGAAGCTCGACAGGGCTAACTATGTATCCAAGGGAGTAATAGGGAAGCTCTACCGGGAAATTAAGAAGCAGAACCCTCACATTGGACACTTCACAAAGGATGTGGCAAGGCGGTCCTATGACACTGATTTGATAGTTGATGGCTACCAAGACTACATTACCGAAGCTGTGTGGTTCAAGGAACAGTATGACTTCAAGCTGGGTAATCTGATGGAGCACTACGGAATAAATAGCGAGGCTGAGATAATAAGTGGATGCATTCTTAAGATGGCAAATAATTTTACCAAGAAGAACGACGCCGATGCTATCAGGCTGGCGGTGAAATCTTTGCGGAAGGAAGCAAGGTCATGGTTCAGCGAGATGGGTTCAGATGAGAGCGGAGGTGGTCACGAGGCCTCGGACGCCAAGGCATCCGCTTGGTATCATGTTACCTATCACCCTGAGTACTGGGGTTGCTACAATGAAGGATATGATCACCGGCCACACTTCATCAGCTTTCCGTGGTGTGTCTATGACAAGCTGATTCTCATCAAGCGGAAGAAGAACTTTGTCAGGAAGATGCTCAATCTCGAGAACAGAATGAGACGAAGCACGATATTCGGCTGA